The following are from one region of the Stigmatella ashevillena genome:
- a CDS encoding DUF5682 family protein — protein sequence MSGKPGTAVHVLGVRHHGPGSARSVRAALEKLQPDVVLIEGPPEADAILPWVAREGMKPPVALLIYALEQPSQAVFYPFALFSPEWQALQYAMERALPVRFIDLPQTHQLAPEFLIPPDPASPRVDPLGALAQAAGYEDGELWWEHLIEQRRDAEGVFDAVREAMGALREEEGVLPRREALREAFMRRSLRQAKKEGFQRIAVVCGAWHAPALERQPPAREDDELLRGLPKTKVAATWIPWTYDRLGWRSGYGAGVESPGWYAHLWLTPGRPAASWAARIAHLLRGEGLEASSANVIETVRLAEALAALRGLSTVGLGELRDAALSVLCGGDGTILALIHDKLEVGTGLGEVPSEVPSVPLARDLASQQKSLRLPPSSESKLLELDLRKDLDRNRSRLLHRLRLLDIPWGSPEEDTRNTAGTFRETWRLRWDPGMAVNVVEASLFGNTVESAAAGCVVARASEATELGPLTALLEASLLAELSEAIGTVLSHVQALSTRSADVPKLLEAFPALAQAIRYGSVRQTPTAPILAIAEGLFERILIGLPGACTSLDDDAAHQRREQLRAMHAAVALLEGGTRAEDWSNALEGLIQRDAVHGLMRGAALRLRVELGQVKDEALGVLARKALSAAVPPSEAAAWLEGLISGSALVLLHRSELWAALDGWLSSLARDTFIEQLPLVRRAFSGFSVSERRAMAERIRHLSTSPRAGQGTAASKALDPERVAKVLPVLSLLLGVRLDETV from the coding sequence GTGAGCGGAAAACCGGGCACCGCGGTTCACGTGCTCGGCGTGCGACATCACGGGCCGGGCAGCGCGCGCAGCGTGAGGGCCGCGCTCGAGAAGCTTCAACCCGACGTGGTGCTCATCGAGGGGCCGCCCGAAGCCGACGCGATTCTGCCCTGGGTGGCCCGGGAGGGGATGAAGCCTCCCGTGGCGCTGCTCATCTACGCGCTCGAACAGCCCTCCCAGGCCGTCTTCTATCCATTCGCCCTCTTCTCTCCCGAGTGGCAAGCCCTCCAGTACGCGATGGAACGCGCCCTGCCCGTACGCTTCATCGATCTGCCCCAGACCCACCAGTTGGCCCCGGAGTTCCTCATCCCACCGGACCCAGCCTCTCCTCGGGTGGATCCTCTCGGCGCGCTCGCCCAGGCCGCGGGCTACGAGGACGGAGAGCTGTGGTGGGAGCACTTGATTGAACAACGCCGGGATGCCGAGGGCGTCTTCGATGCCGTGCGGGAAGCCATGGGCGCCCTGCGCGAAGAGGAAGGGGTCCTTCCCAGGCGCGAAGCCTTGCGGGAAGCCTTCATGCGCCGCAGTCTCCGACAGGCGAAGAAGGAGGGATTCCAGCGCATCGCGGTCGTGTGTGGCGCCTGGCATGCGCCCGCGCTCGAGCGGCAACCCCCGGCCCGGGAGGACGACGAGCTGCTGAGGGGCCTGCCCAAGACGAAGGTCGCGGCCACCTGGATTCCCTGGACGTATGACCGGCTCGGCTGGCGCAGCGGATATGGCGCGGGCGTCGAGTCCCCCGGCTGGTACGCCCACCTGTGGCTCACCCCAGGAAGACCCGCAGCCTCCTGGGCGGCGCGCATCGCGCACCTGCTCCGGGGCGAGGGGCTGGAGGCCTCCTCCGCGAACGTCATCGAGACAGTGCGGCTGGCGGAGGCACTCGCGGCACTGCGAGGGCTGTCCACCGTGGGATTGGGCGAGCTTCGGGATGCCGCGCTCTCCGTGCTGTGCGGCGGGGATGGGACGATTCTGGCCCTCATCCACGACAAGCTGGAGGTGGGCACCGGGCTGGGTGAAGTCCCCTCCGAGGTGCCCTCGGTTCCGCTCGCCCGGGACCTGGCCTCGCAGCAAAAATCCCTGCGCCTGCCGCCCTCCTCCGAGAGCAAGCTCCTGGAGTTGGACCTGCGCAAGGACCTGGATCGCAACCGGAGCCGGCTGTTGCACCGGCTGCGCCTCCTCGACATTCCGTGGGGCTCGCCCGAAGAGGACACTCGAAACACGGCGGGCACCTTCCGGGAAACCTGGCGCCTGCGCTGGGACCCGGGGATGGCCGTGAACGTCGTCGAGGCGAGCCTCTTCGGCAACACGGTGGAATCGGCGGCAGCCGGCTGCGTGGTGGCGCGGGCTTCCGAGGCCACCGAGCTCGGTCCCCTGACAGCCCTGCTCGAAGCGAGTCTGCTCGCGGAGCTCTCCGAGGCCATTGGCACCGTGCTGAGCCATGTCCAGGCACTCTCCACCCGGTCAGCGGATGTGCCCAAGCTGCTGGAGGCCTTCCCGGCGCTGGCGCAGGCCATCCGCTACGGCAGCGTCCGCCAGACCCCCACCGCTCCCATCCTCGCCATCGCCGAGGGACTCTTCGAGCGCATTCTCATCGGGCTGCCCGGTGCGTGCACCTCGCTGGATGACGATGCCGCGCATCAGCGGCGCGAGCAGCTTCGCGCCATGCATGCCGCGGTGGCGCTTCTGGAGGGAGGAACGCGCGCGGAAGATTGGTCGAATGCCCTGGAGGGGCTCATCCAACGAGACGCCGTGCACGGACTCATGCGGGGCGCGGCGCTGAGGCTGCGGGTGGAGCTGGGCCAGGTGAAGGACGAAGCGCTGGGGGTGCTCGCCCGGAAGGCCCTGTCCGCCGCCGTGCCTCCCTCCGAGGCCGCCGCCTGGCTCGAAGGGCTCATCTCGGGGAGCGCGCTGGTGCTGTTGCACCGGAGCGAGCTGTGGGCAGCGCTCGATGGGTGGCTGTCCAGCCTCGCGCGAGACACCTTCATCGAACAACTTCCCCTCGTGAGGCGTGCCTTCTCCGGCTTCAGCGTGTCCGAGCGGCGGGCCATGGCGGAACGCATCCGGCACCTGTCCACGTCCCCGCGGGCGGGTCAGGGAACGGCGGCCTCCAAGGCATTGGATCCGGAGCGTGTGGCGAAGGTCCTGCCCGTATTGTCACTGCTGCTGGGGGTGAGGCTCGATGAAACCGTTTGA
- a CDS encoding ATP-binding protein, with translation MTATALLRQHAEQQYAGELTALARADDRPKPQGWQLSPWAVRLYLLGGQLPDGFKVSAKYIGNPRLVEIAVATLATDRALLLYGVPGTAKSWLSEHLAAAICGDSTLLVQGTAGTDETALRYGWNYARLLAEGPSEKALVPSPVMRAMREGKLARIEELTRMPGEVQDALITLLSEKTLPVPELSSEVQAHAGFNVIATANNRDRGVNELSSALLRRFNTVVLPTPESLEQEVEIVEKRVAEMGQALALPAEKPALEEIRRVVTLFRELRSGATLDGTTKLKTPSGALSTAEVISVMNGGLAMAGYYGDGVLRAPDLAAGLTGAIVKDPVQDRLVWLEYLKTVVKEREGWKDLYRACMEVL, from the coding sequence GTGACCGCCACCGCCCTTCTGCGCCAGCACGCTGAACAGCAGTACGCCGGAGAGCTGACCGCGCTCGCCCGCGCCGATGACCGGCCCAAGCCCCAAGGCTGGCAGCTCTCCCCCTGGGCCGTGCGCCTCTATCTGCTCGGAGGCCAGCTCCCGGATGGTTTCAAGGTGAGCGCCAAGTACATCGGCAACCCACGGCTGGTGGAGATCGCCGTGGCCACCCTCGCCACCGACCGGGCCCTGCTGCTCTACGGTGTGCCGGGCACCGCCAAGTCGTGGCTGAGCGAACACCTGGCTGCGGCCATCTGCGGGGACTCGACACTGCTCGTGCAGGGCACCGCGGGCACGGACGAGACGGCCCTGCGCTATGGCTGGAACTACGCGAGGCTGCTGGCCGAGGGCCCCTCGGAAAAGGCCCTGGTGCCCAGCCCCGTGATGCGCGCCATGCGCGAAGGAAAGCTCGCGCGCATCGAGGAGCTGACGCGCATGCCGGGCGAGGTGCAAGACGCCCTCATCACCCTGCTCAGCGAGAAGACGCTGCCCGTGCCAGAGCTGTCCAGCGAGGTGCAGGCCCATGCGGGCTTCAATGTCATCGCCACGGCGAACAACCGGGACCGAGGCGTCAACGAGCTTTCCAGCGCCCTGCTGCGCCGCTTCAACACGGTGGTGCTCCCCACGCCTGAGTCCCTGGAACAGGAAGTGGAGATCGTCGAGAAGCGCGTGGCCGAGATGGGCCAGGCCCTGGCGCTGCCCGCGGAGAAGCCCGCGCTGGAGGAGATCCGCCGCGTGGTCACCCTCTTCCGGGAGCTGCGGAGCGGCGCGACGCTGGATGGAACGACCAAGCTCAAGACGCCCTCGGGCGCGCTGTCCACCGCCGAGGTCATCTCCGTCATGAACGGAGGGCTGGCCATGGCGGGCTACTACGGAGACGGCGTGCTCCGGGCGCCAGACCTGGCCGCGGGACTGACGGGCGCCATCGTGAAGGACCCGGTGCAAGACCGGCTGGTGTGGCTGGAGTACCTCAAGACGGTGGTGAAGGAGCGCGAGGGGTGGAAGGACCTCTACCGCGCCTGCATGGAGGTGCTGTGA
- a CDS encoding DUF5691 domain-containing protein, which produces MSDLDALTRLATLGTARAPEPGDLEGIAAQAFRALEGLSPEKRLLLAAGVRAVAQAAGHPLPQRAPPEGAASPDTLDVCPPRVSALLTELLVSHDTEVLREGFGRMAQARRRLPPELLPRVLSLQEPSLRRAAEPVLGERGRWLSRLNPAWRSFGITSPTHLSEMERLWTEGTLEERCTVLAATRLADPARARAWLEGTFPQEKAEHRARFLACFEQELSAEDEPLLELGRKDRSSSVRDVARGLLAQLPGSAFSRRMTERARAVLLWEPHSGLNIQFPARWDAEAERDGLDKPPPGTGQHAHWLIRLLACVPPSSWEAWFSASPERLVAAAGRTDEGVALSEGWAQALRLEASPAWAAALLSFWPRLDAKVLEPERAQSLSMTVFEHLPLEERSSRTLRILRGQDALPSLERALALTPAPWPVTLGRAWLQALREQDTPSPRALALVGSLRHAALALPFECLEAASESFELTSPLFQGNPALQRFQQTVSQRRILHQELTP; this is translated from the coding sequence GTGAGCGACCTCGACGCGCTGACACGCCTGGCAACGCTGGGAACCGCCCGTGCGCCAGAACCCGGCGACTTGGAGGGAATCGCGGCCCAGGCATTCCGAGCCCTCGAGGGCCTGTCCCCAGAAAAGCGTCTGCTGCTGGCCGCCGGCGTGCGGGCCGTGGCGCAGGCCGCGGGCCATCCGCTCCCCCAACGAGCCCCTCCAGAAGGGGCGGCTTCTCCGGACACGCTCGACGTCTGCCCGCCTCGCGTGAGCGCCCTTCTCACCGAGCTGTTGGTGTCCCATGACACCGAGGTCCTGCGAGAGGGTTTCGGGCGAATGGCCCAAGCGCGGCGCCGCCTTCCTCCGGAGTTGCTGCCACGTGTACTCAGCCTTCAAGAGCCTTCGTTGCGCCGGGCGGCGGAACCCGTGCTCGGCGAGCGCGGCCGGTGGCTTTCCCGTCTGAACCCCGCTTGGCGCTCCTTCGGAATCACCTCCCCCACCCACCTCTCCGAAATGGAACGCCTTTGGACGGAGGGCACTCTGGAGGAGCGGTGCACGGTGCTGGCCGCCACCCGCCTCGCCGATCCGGCCCGTGCCCGCGCCTGGCTCGAGGGCACCTTCCCCCAGGAAAAAGCCGAGCACCGTGCACGGTTTCTCGCCTGCTTCGAGCAAGAGCTCTCTGCCGAGGACGAGCCCTTGCTGGAGTTGGGCCGGAAGGACCGCTCATCCTCGGTGCGTGACGTGGCGCGCGGTTTGCTGGCCCAACTGCCCGGCTCCGCGTTCTCCCGGCGCATGACGGAGAGGGCAAGGGCCGTGCTCCTCTGGGAGCCGCACTCGGGACTGAACATTCAGTTCCCCGCCCGATGGGATGCCGAGGCGGAACGGGATGGCCTGGACAAGCCTCCTCCCGGCACGGGCCAGCACGCACACTGGCTCATCCGGCTGCTGGCGTGCGTGCCCCCTTCCTCCTGGGAGGCCTGGTTCTCAGCCTCCCCAGAACGGCTCGTCGCTGCCGCTGGACGCACGGATGAGGGGGTGGCCCTCTCCGAGGGCTGGGCACAGGCGCTCCGGCTGGAAGCGTCCCCAGCCTGGGCGGCCGCCCTGCTCTCCTTCTGGCCGCGCCTCGACGCCAAGGTGCTCGAGCCCGAACGGGCGCAGTCTCTCTCCATGACGGTTTTCGAGCACCTTCCTCTCGAAGAGCGCTCAAGCCGCACCCTGCGCATCCTCCGGGGTCAAGACGCCCTGCCCTCGCTGGAGCGGGCCCTGGCCCTGACGCCCGCGCCGTGGCCCGTGACGTTGGGCCGAGCCTGGCTCCAAGCCCTGCGTGAGCAGGACACCCCAAGCCCCCGGGCCCTGGCACTCGTGGGCTCCCTCCGGCACGCAGCCCTCGCCCTGCCCTTCGAGTGCCTCGAAGCCGCCTCCGAGTCCTTCGAGCTGACATCTCCCCTGTTCCAGGGGAACCCCGCGCTCCAACGCTTCCAGCAGACCGTCTCCCAGCGCCGCATCCTCCACCAGGAGTTGACACCGTGA
- a CDS encoding SWIM zinc finger family protein, translating to MAISLTSEQALALAPDTSVASAGQKLATGQSWQGLGRNERAAWGECKGSALYQVRVDLADLSSKCSCPSRKFPCKHAVGLLLLAAAERLPAGVPPAWVEEWLSRRTAASERKAKREAPGTQAPAPVDPEAQSRRAADRHERVRQGVEALSLWMEDLVRQGFAGLEAETAAWNTQAARLVDAQAPGLAAQVRQLAVLPGSSPHWPRTMLERLGRLALATEGWRKLEQLPPLLAADLRALVGIPLREEDVIARGERLTDRWVVIAQEVEDSERVRTQRTYLLGTTQGRTALLLQFAAGPGAHFTERFLPGTAFDAELVFWPSAAPQRAKLLERQGEVHPWTGALPSLTPEGLCQRFAQELSQQPFHEQTAALLGQVIPVLDAEGRVWLQDAAGKALRAGACDTWRLLALSGGHPLDVFVEWDGEETRPLSARVQERLYALGGTLQ from the coding sequence ATGGCCATTTCTCTCACATCGGAGCAGGCCCTCGCGCTCGCGCCGGACACCTCCGTGGCGAGCGCCGGACAGAAGCTGGCCACCGGGCAGTCCTGGCAGGGACTGGGACGAAACGAGCGCGCCGCGTGGGGAGAGTGCAAGGGCAGCGCCCTGTACCAGGTGCGTGTCGATCTGGCCGATCTCTCATCAAAGTGCTCGTGTCCCAGCCGGAAGTTCCCGTGCAAGCATGCCGTCGGGCTGCTGCTGCTCGCCGCCGCGGAGCGGCTTCCGGCGGGTGTGCCTCCCGCCTGGGTCGAAGAATGGCTGTCCCGGAGAACCGCTGCCTCCGAGCGGAAGGCGAAGCGGGAGGCCCCAGGCACGCAGGCCCCTGCGCCTGTCGATCCCGAGGCGCAATCCCGGCGCGCGGCCGATCGCCATGAGCGTGTGAGGCAAGGCGTGGAGGCCCTGTCCCTCTGGATGGAGGATCTCGTGCGCCAAGGCTTCGCCGGACTCGAAGCGGAGACCGCCGCGTGGAACACCCAAGCCGCGAGGCTCGTGGACGCGCAAGCCCCGGGCCTCGCGGCGCAGGTGCGCCAGCTCGCGGTGCTCCCGGGCAGCAGCCCTCACTGGCCCCGGACAATGCTGGAACGGCTTGGGCGGCTCGCGCTCGCCACCGAAGGCTGGCGCAAGCTCGAGCAGCTTCCGCCCCTGCTCGCGGCGGACCTCCGCGCCCTCGTGGGCATTCCCCTGCGGGAAGAGGATGTCATCGCCCGGGGCGAGCGCCTCACGGACCGCTGGGTGGTCATCGCCCAGGAAGTCGAGGACTCGGAGCGCGTCAGGACTCAGCGCACCTACCTGCTCGGCACCACCCAGGGCCGGACAGCGCTGCTCCTCCAGTTCGCGGCAGGTCCCGGAGCCCACTTCACCGAGCGATTCCTTCCCGGCACCGCGTTCGACGCGGAGCTGGTGTTCTGGCCCAGCGCAGCGCCTCAGCGAGCGAAACTCCTGGAGCGACAGGGGGAAGTCCATCCCTGGACAGGCGCCCTGCCCTCGCTCACGCCCGAAGGCCTCTGCCAGCGCTTTGCCCAAGAACTCTCCCAGCAGCCCTTTCATGAGCAGACAGCGGCCCTGCTGGGGCAGGTCATCCCCGTGCTCGATGCAGAGGGGCGTGTCTGGCTCCAGGACGCGGCAGGCAAGGCGCTCCGGGCCGGTGCATGTGATACGTGGAGGTTGCTTGCACTGTCTGGAGGCCACCCGCTCGACGTGTTCGTCGAATGGGATGGAGAGGAGACAAGACCCTTGAGCGCCCGTGTGCAGGAAAGACTGTATGCGCTGGGGGGCACCCTCCAGTGA
- a CDS encoding SDR family NAD(P)-dependent oxidoreductase, with protein MIKVLSSKVALVIGGSRGIGAAAALRLAEDGAHIAISYAASAEKAQAIVRQLEAKGVRAVAFQADQADPSAVEKLVKSVVSHFGHLDILVNNAAIFVMGDVDNPHHPLTAIERQSAVNFNGIAAAIRAASKVMGKGGRIISVGSGVTYRGGFPGLADSLAAKSALVGFSKGAARDLAPKGITVNVVQSGYVNTDMNPETSAYAPAFKASTALGRYGRPEEIAAGIAFLARPDASYVTGSILDVDGGYGV; from the coding sequence ATGATCAAGGTGCTTTCGAGCAAGGTCGCTCTCGTTATAGGCGGTTCACGTGGCATTGGTGCGGCGGCCGCACTCCGTCTGGCCGAGGACGGAGCCCACATCGCCATCAGCTACGCTGCCTCCGCCGAGAAGGCACAGGCCATCGTCCGCCAGCTCGAAGCCAAAGGGGTGCGCGCCGTGGCGTTCCAAGCCGATCAAGCGGATCCCTCAGCGGTTGAGAAACTGGTGAAGTCGGTGGTGTCGCACTTTGGACACCTCGACATTCTGGTGAACAACGCCGCCATCTTCGTGATGGGAGACGTCGACAATCCCCACCATCCCTTGACCGCGATCGAGCGCCAGTCCGCCGTCAATTTCAATGGCATCGCCGCGGCCATTCGTGCTGCCTCGAAGGTGATGGGCAAGGGCGGACGGATCATCTCGGTCGGCTCGGGTGTCACCTACCGTGGCGGCTTTCCGGGGCTCGCGGACTCCTTGGCGGCCAAGTCCGCGCTCGTGGGTTTCTCGAAGGGCGCCGCACGGGATCTGGCTCCCAAGGGCATCACCGTCAACGTGGTGCAGTCGGGCTACGTCAACACCGACATGAACCCGGAGACCAGCGCTTATGCTCCGGCGTTCAAGGCCTCCACGGCGCTGGGCAGATATGGCCGCCCGGAGGAGATCGCCGCCGGCATTGCCTTCCTGGCCCGCCCGGATGCGTCTTATGTCACCGGTTCGATCCTCGACGTCGATGGTGGCTACGGCGTCTGA
- a CDS encoding cupin domain-containing protein, with amino-acid sequence MNIVPSLAVMASCLAMGCARTPTVPVRYVVGSAEAPSFRLPGGKGTALLLVNAETGASAASLGVLELQAGAGVPEHVHEHSVEMLYVEEGSVEMIIEGREMSVRPGDAVYIPAGVRHLARVPEGAPRFRAVQIYVGPGPEQRFRQGEPVKPASPLPSPQMGAPAG; translated from the coding sequence GTGAACATCGTCCCGTCGTTGGCTGTGATGGCCTCATGTTTGGCCATGGGGTGTGCCCGTACTCCCACTGTGCCCGTCCGTTATGTGGTGGGCAGCGCGGAGGCCCCGTCCTTCCGTCTTCCAGGAGGGAAGGGCACCGCGCTCTTGCTGGTCAACGCTGAAACTGGGGCGAGTGCGGCCTCCTTGGGCGTGCTGGAACTCCAAGCGGGAGCCGGAGTGCCCGAGCACGTCCATGAGCACAGCGTGGAGATGCTCTATGTCGAGGAGGGCAGCGTGGAGATGATCATCGAAGGCCGTGAGATGTCCGTGCGGCCAGGGGACGCGGTCTATATCCCCGCCGGAGTGCGCCACCTCGCGCGAGTGCCCGAAGGCGCGCCACGCTTCAGGGCGGTGCAGATCTACGTAGGTCCAGGCCCCGAGCAACGCTTCCGCCAAGGCGAGCCCGTGAAGCCGGCATCCCCTCTGCCTTCACCGCAGATGGGCGCTCCGGCGGGGTGA